Proteins encoded together in one Deinococcus irradiatisoli window:
- a CDS encoding DdrH, whose product MVNPYVEWFEGLRAEYGEQLKQMPLPDGLPEHLRDLMAKGDEEAILFMLKLAWQLGAQVGYSAGQQQSGAGQPSRKVSSVQA is encoded by the coding sequence ATGGTTAATCCGTATGTGGAATGGTTCGAGGGACTGCGGGCCGAATACGGCGAGCAACTCAAGCAGATGCCGCTGCCGGACGGTTTGCCGGAACATTTGCGCGATCTGATGGCCAAGGGCGACGAGGAAGCGATTCTGTTCATGCTCAAGCTGGCCTGGCAACTCGGTGCCCAGGTGGGCTACAGCGCCGGGCAGCAGCAGAGCGGCGCGGGCCAGCCGAGCCGGAAGGTCAGCAGCGTTCAGGCTTAA
- a CDS encoding alpha/beta fold hydrolase yields MTPQLLPVNGTRLFADVRGEAHLPPLIVLHGGPGLDHHEFADYLDPLTDTVRLVLLDMRAQGESDRDAPEETWTLTQMAADVDGVARELGAARYAVFGHSYGAFVALQQAINQPGAAASVVSCGVPSSRFLEGIEAKLAGFEPLHLREQVQRSWAGEADVTTEADFARLMAEQMPWHFADPEDPRLPEYIRRSTGRYAPDVLRAFSVAGYGGIEAEAELGRVTSPMLVLAGRHDRTCPPEASQVTAAGVPGAQLHIFEQSGHMPFVEQPEEFLDVVRGFLRSALG; encoded by the coding sequence ATGACGCCCCAGCTTCTGCCGGTCAACGGTACCCGCCTGTTCGCCGATGTGCGCGGTGAAGCGCATCTGCCGCCCCTGATCGTCCTGCACGGCGGTCCTGGCCTCGACCACCACGAATTTGCCGACTACCTCGATCCGCTCACCGACACCGTGCGGCTGGTGCTGCTCGACATGCGCGCCCAGGGCGAAAGCGACCGGGACGCGCCGGAGGAGACCTGGACGCTGACGCAGATGGCCGCCGACGTGGACGGGGTGGCGCGCGAACTCGGGGCCGCCAGGTACGCCGTGTTCGGCCACTCGTACGGAGCGTTTGTGGCCTTGCAGCAGGCCATCAATCAGCCGGGCGCGGCGGCCAGCGTCGTCTCGTGCGGGGTGCCGTCCAGCCGCTTTCTGGAAGGCATCGAGGCCAAGCTCGCCGGGTTCGAGCCGCTGCATCTGCGCGAGCAGGTTCAGCGTTCGTGGGCCGGCGAGGCCGACGTGACCACCGAGGCCGACTTCGCCCGCTTGATGGCCGAGCAGATGCCCTGGCACTTCGCCGACCCCGAAGACCCGCGCTTGCCGGAGTACATCCGGCGCAGCACTGGCCGCTATGCCCCGGACGTGCTGCGTGCGTTCTCGGTGGCCGGTTACGGCGGCATCGAGGCCGAGGCCGAACTGGGACGTGTCACTTCACCGATGCTGGTGCTGGCCGGCCGGCATGACCGCACCTGCCCGCCCGAAGCGTCGCAGGTAACGGCGGCGGGCGTTCCCGGCGCTCAGCTGCACATCTTCGAGCAAAGCGGCCACATGCCGTTCGTCGAGCAGCCTGAGGAGTTCCTAGACGTGGTGCGCGGCTTTCTGCGCTCGGCCCTGGGCTGA
- a CDS encoding HNH endonuclease encodes MNGPEIPAAPVRVATNLNVPRVLVLNASYEPLHVTSAKRAITLIQYGVAEVLENSEDVVRSPSTVLAVPSVIRLRRYIRRPRIHPIPFNRRNVLRRDAYTCQYCGEKGDLTLDHVQPRSKGGRHTWENVVVACRPCNQRKGDRTPEEASMTLRLRPRAPSFGFYAQGQFAQDRHEWHKYLGS; translated from the coding sequence ATGAACGGGCCAGAGATCCCAGCTGCGCCTGTACGGGTGGCGACGAATCTGAACGTGCCGCGCGTGCTGGTGCTCAACGCTTCTTACGAACCGCTGCATGTCACCAGTGCCAAGCGGGCCATCACCCTCATCCAGTACGGCGTGGCCGAGGTGCTCGAGAACAGTGAGGACGTGGTACGCTCGCCCAGCACGGTGCTGGCGGTGCCCAGCGTGATTCGCCTGCGACGCTACATCCGCCGCCCACGCATCCACCCGATTCCCTTCAACCGCCGCAACGTGTTGCGGCGCGACGCTTATACCTGCCAGTACTGCGGTGAAAAAGGCGACCTGACCCTCGACCACGTGCAGCCGCGCTCCAAGGGAGGCCGCCATACCTGGGAGAACGTGGTGGTGGCCTGCCGACCCTGCAACCAGCGCAAGGGCGACCGCACCCCCGAGGAAGCCTCCATGACCTTGCGGCTGCGCCCACGCGCGCCCAGCTTCGGCTTCTACGCGCAGGGCCAGTTCGCCCAGGACCGCCACGAGTGGCACAAGTACCTGGGCAGCTGA
- a CDS encoding MarC family protein yields MNASALISAALQTFLTMLVVMDPIGLAPLYISLAGQRPTAERRAIALKASLVAGGIILVFGLLGKPLLDHLGISLDAFRVAGGILLFLIALDMVFARGNPSREPSEEDAPDVVRPDISVFPLAIPLIAGPGTLASIMILAGGAHGRPLLLGTVFVVTAGVLLLCYLALRVSGQIARLIGTSGLHVITRVLGVLLAALAVQYVADGVRGFLG; encoded by the coding sequence GTGAACGCTTCCGCGCTGATCAGCGCCGCCCTGCAGACCTTTCTGACCATGCTGGTGGTGATGGACCCGATCGGGCTGGCGCCGCTCTATATCAGTCTGGCCGGTCAGCGACCGACCGCCGAGCGCCGCGCCATCGCCCTGAAAGCATCGCTGGTGGCCGGCGGCATCATCCTGGTGTTCGGGCTGCTGGGCAAGCCGCTGCTCGACCATCTGGGCATCAGCCTCGACGCTTTCCGGGTGGCCGGCGGCATCCTGCTGTTTCTGATCGCGCTCGACATGGTCTTCGCGCGCGGCAATCCCAGCCGCGAGCCCTCGGAGGAAGACGCGCCGGATGTGGTCCGGCCCGACATCAGCGTGTTTCCGCTGGCGATTCCCCTGATCGCCGGTCCCGGCACGCTCGCCAGCATCATGATCCTGGCCGGCGGCGCCCACGGCCGCCCCCTGCTGCTCGGCACCGTGTTCGTGGTCACGGCCGGCGTGCTGCTGCTGTGTTATTTGGCGCTGCGCGTCTCTGGGCAAATCGCCCGTTTGATCGGCACCTCGGGCCTGCACGTCATCACGCGGGTGCTGGGGGTGCTGCTGGCGGCCCTGGCAGTGCAGTATGTGGCCGACGGCGTGCGCGGCTTTCTCGGCTAA